The Candidatus Aegiribacteria sp. genome contains the following window.
GAGTATTGCAGAGCAATCCTTCCGGACAGGACGGGTACACCTTCGCTGAGTATCGATCTGTCCAACACTTCCAACGCTCTTGAACTGGTAGAATTCATTGAATCTGCAATGCCTGATAAAACGAAGAAAACCGAACTGCTCCCGTTTGTTGACAGGCACGGCCCGGTCCTTCTTCATATCCCTCTGGATGAGGAATCTCCAGCGGGAAGACTGCTCCGTCCGCAGGAAATGGCGATGGAGTATCTTTTAAGGCTTGGGATACCGATAGGACTGTACAGAACAGATTTGAAACTGGCCCGAAGCCGTTCGGAAACGATCTCTGAAAACGAATATGGGAAATTCATGAGGTTTCTTGATTCTTTGAGTACAGATCAGGGGGTTCAGCTGGTACTTACTGATTCGCAGGCCATCGATATCATGAGCAGCTGGGTGCCGGATGATATTCCTCTTACTACTTTCTCAATCATGATGATCAATATTACATCCGGCGGTAATCTGCATTTCTTCGCTGAGGGCGCTGAAGTTCTAAACTCCCTCAAATCCGGGGACAGGATACTGATTGTTGAGGCCTGCAACCATGACAGGATTTCAGAGGACATAGGAACAGTGCAGATCCCGCAGAAACTGGGAAAAGTCTGCCCTGGTATCAGAATAGACCATTCTTTTGGCAGGGAATTTCCGAGCCCTGCGGAATTGAAGGAGTATCGCCTTGCCATACACTGCGGCGGATGCATGATAAGCAGTCAGAAACTTGCTGCGCGGGTGCTGAGATTGACTGAAGCCGGTATTCCTGTTACGAATTACGGAGTTGTTCTTTCATGGCTGGATGGCTCTGATACGCTTGAGCGAGTCCTCAGACCATGGATAGAGAAGGGATCGGAACTGTGAGAATACTGATTATGCTGTTTATTGTTGTATTGTTTCTACTGGCAGGATGCAGAGGGGAAGCGGTGGACGAAATGGAGACGACTCCGGATTCGGTATCTGCCGGTGATTCGATTGCTCTTGAACCTGACTCCCTTTCAACGGTTGAAACTGTTCATACTACTCCGCAGGAAGCAATAACGGGAGCGTACAATCTTATCGATGAGGCAGGCACTGCTGTTGACGCCGCAAATGAAAGAACTGAAGAACTTGAGCAAATGATGGAGAATCTCTAGATGGCTGGATTACTTCTGATCTCGATGCTGCTGGAGATCAGTGTTCCCGTTTACAATCTTCCTGCATTATCCGATTCCTGTGAAATCATAATTGTGATGATGGAAGATGGACTTCTCCCAGAATCCGCCTGGTCCGGTATTTTCCCCTGGCAGAGAGAGGAATTCTGGACCCTTGCCTGCAGCGGGATGATGATTCAGAGGGCAGGATGGTCAGGCTATCTGCTTCTTTGTCCCCTGGGAGTGGGAGCAGAAATCCTGGAAACAGCGGAAATCCTTGCGGAAGCGGAGGTTACAGAGGACAATTCATCAATGTGCACAGGGATGCAGCTTCACCCCGTTTCGGACTGCCCGTCATCAATTCTGTTCTTCAGTGCTTCCGGTGAAGACCCTCCTCCCGATCGTCTACCTCTGAGGACAAGCACGTGGCTGCAGCAGGAATCCGATACGCTTATGATTAATTCCTCCACCGAAGGAAATGCTTTTTTCTGGACAGACCTGCCGGATTCAGTCTCCCTTTTATCAGCAGCCTGGAGAGGTTTCGGAGAAGAGATTGTTCCAGCGGGAAGCACCTCTGTCAGAGTAGCTTTTTCATGCGTTCATGGAAGTGTTCCATCAAACCTTTCATATGTTGATGTCGATCCGCATCCAATAGATGATATGTACATGAATACCTGGGGACTTGCTCTCTCCATGGCAGACAGTCTCATCGCGAACTTATACCCTGTCATTCAGGATCCCGGACACCTTCTCTGGGTCAGGGGAAGCGGTACTGTTCCTCCATGGAGATACTCCTCTTCCCCCGCACCACCCACAGCCGCTGAATATGTAATAGCATTACCTGATAACTCGGCAATAGTCGGTATGCCCG
Protein-coding sequences here:
- a CDS encoding 50S ribosome-binding GTPase; its protein translation is MPRVERQIIGIFGRINSGKSTLMNLLTQQDTSIVDAAPGTTADIKSAIMEIHDLGPVQLLDTAGLDEESDLGAKKKKKTIAALEEVDLAVLVIDPVQSFLSGRMYVEDRVSSLTRKLGKSLAVVFNIHADFSGGLAGTRASLEESIEYCRAILPDRTGTPSLSIDLSNTSNALELVEFIESAMPDKTKKTELLPFVDRHGPVLLHIPLDEESPAGRLLRPQEMAMEYLLRLGIPIGLYRTDLKLARSRSETISENEYGKFMRFLDSLSTDQGVQLVLTDSQAIDIMSSWVPDDIPLTTFSIMMINITSGGNLHFFAEGAEVLNSLKSGDRILIVEACNHDRISEDIGTVQIPQKLGKVCPGIRIDHSFGREFPSPAELKEYRLAIHCGGCMISSQKLAARVLRLTEAGIPVTNYGVVLSWLDGSDTLERVLRPWIEKGSEL